One genomic region from Phragmites australis chromosome 1, lpPhrAust1.1, whole genome shotgun sequence encodes:
- the LOC133923320 gene encoding putative pentatricopeptide repeat-containing protein At3g11460, mitochondrial, which produces MPASGAFGHTPHYLLPHDKAMATEPSISAAAFAVNANSTEPWSARVRTLTRLGRHREALALLRHGDPSPPPHALALPAAAISCATLSLPSGVAQIHALGAKRGLLPAADAYLVSALLASYSRLGLLPLAHKLLDEMPLASTPHTTLRTAFNSAISGCALHALPAACFAVFRRMRAASVRFDAVTLLALVPAAPLNVVPQIHALAARAGLAAETSVANCLISTYARGGAAGAALARRVFDEMPLASRDLVSWNAVLSAHAQNGLAVDALELYRCMRGPSGGGVEPDAVTLVGVLSSCAHLGARGVGFDVEHYVRNRLPGFRTNVQLCNALINFQARCGSLPQAQQLFDEMPRKSIVSWTVLITGYGMHGHGDVAISLFERMVSEGIRPDNVAMVGLLSACSHAGMYDEGRKYFLSMESAYRLRPTLEHYTCMVDLLGRAGRFEEARELISSMSMPADGAVWGALLGACKIHKNAEVGEEAFKHVVELEPSNVGYYVLMSNIYTDTGQLDGVARVRAMMRDRGLKKEPGCSYVEHKGRVHLFMADDHSHPQAKRIYELVIRLEQMMKKSGVRESRAVVERAEKAAAQRLFGFHSEKLAAAFGLLNTEAGSEIVVIKNLRVCGDCHSFLKSVSAIANRAFLVRDASRFHRFERGVCSCKDYW; this is translated from the coding sequence ATGCCAGCGAGTGGCGCATTTGGTCACACACCTCATTACCTTCTCCCACATGACAAGGCCATGGCCACCGAGCCTTCCATCTCCGCCGCCGCATTCGCCGTCAACGCGAATTCCACCGAGCCATGGAGCGCGCGGGTGCGCACCCTGACGCGCCTCGGGCGGCACCGCGAGGCACTGGCCCTCTTACGCCATGGCGACCCCTCGCCTCCACCGCACGCCCTGGCGCTCCCAGCCGCTGCCATCTCCTGCGCCACGCTGTCCCTCCCCTCCGGCGTCGCCCAGATACACGCGCTCGGTGCCAAGCGCGGCCTGCtccccgccgccgacgcctaCCTAGTCTCCGCGCTGCTCGCCTCCTACTCTCGCCTCGGCCTCCTCCCGCTCGCCCACAAGCTTCTCGACGAAATGCCTCTTGCGTCCACGCCCCACACCACGCTCCGCACTGCGTTCAACTCCGCCATCTCCGGCTGCGCGCTCCATGCCCTCCCGGCCGCCTGCTTCGCCGTCTTCCGCCGCATGCGCGCCGCCTCGGTCCGCTTCGACGCCGTCACTCTCCTCGCGCTTGTCCCCGCCGCGCCCCTGAACGTGGTGCCACAGATCCACGCACTCGCGGCCCGGGCTGGGCTCGCCGCCGAAACATCCGTGGCCAACTGCCTCATATCCACGTACGCGCGCGGCGGGGCGGCTGGCGCCGCCCTCGCCCGGCGGGTTTTCGACGAGATGCCGCTGGCATCCCGCGACCTCGTGTCGTGGAATGCTGTGCTCTCAGCCCACGCGCAGAACGGCCTGGCTGTTGACGCCCTCGAGCTCTACCGCTGCATGCGTGGCCCGAGCGGCGGCGGGGTGGAACCGGACGCCGTGACGCTCGTCGGCGTGCTCTCCTCCTGCGCGCACCTGGGCGCGCGCGGTGTGGGCTTCGACGTCGAGCACTACGTGCGCAACAGACTCCCGGGCTTCCGCACCAACGTGCAACTGTGCAACGCACTCATCAACTTCCAAGCGCGCTGCGGCAGCCTGCCCCAGGCGCAGCAactgttcgacgaaatgcccaGGAAGAGCATCGTGTCGTGGACGGTGCTGATCACCGGGTACGGCATGCACGGGCACGGCGATGTCGCCATCAGCCTCTTTGAAAGGATGGTGTCCGAAGGTATCCGGCCAGATAACGTCGCAATGGTCGGCCTCCTTTCGGCGTGCAGCCACGCCGGGATGTATGACGAGGGGCGCAAGTACTTCTTATCAATGGAGAGCGCCTACAGACTGCGACCTACGCTGGAACACTACACCTGCATGGTGGATCTCCTCGGACGCGCCGGCCGCTTCGAGGAGGCGCGTGAGCTCATCTCGTCGATGTCCATGCCAGCTGACGGTGCGGTCTGGGGTGCGCTTCTTGGAGCGTGCAAGATACACAAGAATGCGGAGGTAGGGGAGGAGGCCTTTAAGCACGTCGTCGAGCTGGAGCCGAGCAACGTGGGGTACTACGTGCTCATGTCGAACATATACACCGACACGGGGCAGCTGGACGGCGTGGCGAGGGTGCGGGCGATGATGAGGGACCGCGGGCTCAAGAAGGAGCCCGGATGCAGCTACGTCGAGCACAAGGGAAGGGTTCACCTGTTCATGGCCGACGACCACTCGCACCCGCAGGCAAAGAGGATCTACGAGCTCGTGATCAGGCTGGAGCAGATGATGAAGAAGTCGGGAGTGAGGGAGAGCAGGGCGGTCGTGGAACGCGCGGAGAAGGCTGCCGCGCAGCGGCTGTTTGGGTTTCACAGCGAGAAGTTGGCCGCGGCGTTTGGGTTACTGAACACCGAGGCCGGCAGCGAGATCGTGGTGATCAAGAACCTCAGGGTGTGCGGGGACTGCCACTCGTTCTTGAAGTCGGTTTCGGCAATTGCCAACCGCGCGTTCCTGGTCAGGGACGCCAGCCGCTTCCATCGCTTCGAGCGTGGAGTGTGCTCCTGCAAAGATTACTGGTGA
- the LOC133923288 gene encoding uncharacterized protein LOC133923288, which produces MQSEEVKARFGRCPYCRAMIYQDPNAVIYYCSRCRTPIRGKNPRPTDETEYALAQLEILSADTASVFSDEVEQSNPKPAWVVEDDDGQPPVPSRSTPYGNFKPSSFQGTGATSSSPYREFGSVRTGPRSNRDEQTEAERTSSPLHSRVAELRPSSRRTRRSMSGDVDVPNDGGSGTDSECDVPASAASYRRRASPLSSQELEAATVLSGFELPNIARSPLTDPAFQQRLLQALDNLRRVIAAVDQPRSMDGHRHAGMSGMSAACSDDSCDTSTVTRRSSRLMRRLESQLAQALPGERPRRDASTSSSSSSSASNSRRGGLRARTHHCRPVLGGTPFVICDKCSEILQLPTALLLGRVARLQCGGCSEALALTLPASGSSGRPKKIFSAPQPAVCGAEDTENYALARGRLSGEQPGPLHRVLGYSSVSSVLRSRRYGEYS; this is translated from the exons ATGCAGAGCGAGGAGGTGAAGGCGCGGTTCGGGCGGTGCCCATACTGCCGCGCCATGATCTACCAGGACCCCAACGCCGTCATCTACTACTGCAGCAGGTGCCGAACGCCCATCCGAG GCAAGAACCCGCGGCCAACCGACGAGACCGAGTACGCCCTCGCGCAGCTCGAGATCCTCTCCGCCGACACAGCGTCGGTGTTCTCCGACGAGGTTGAACAGTCGAATCCAAAGCCAGCTTGGGTCGTCGAGGACGACGACGGGCAGCCTCCGGTACCGAGCAGGTCAACTCCATACGGTAATTTCAAGCCGAGCAGCTTCCAGGGTACCGGAGCCACTTCGTCCTCGCCGTACAGAGAGTTTGGTTCGGTCAGAACCGGTCCAAGAAGCAACCGGGATGAACAAACGGAAGCGGAAAGAACCAGCTCGCCGCTTCACAGTCGCGTGGCCGAACTACGGCCTTCGTCGCGGAGAACCAGGCGATCGATGAGCGGTGACGTGGACGTTCCAAACGATGGAGGATCAGGCACCGATTCAGAGTGCGACGTGCCAGCGTCGGCAGCTTCTTACCGGCGCCGGGCGTCGCCTCTGAGCTCACAAGAGCTCGAAGCGGCGACGGTGTTGTCAGGATTCGAGCTGCCCAACATTGCGAGGTCGCCACTGACTGACCCGGCGTTTCAGCAGCGCCTCCTGCAGGCACTGGACAACCTCCGGAGGGTCATCGCCGCCGTCGACCAGCCGCGCAGTATGGACGGGCACCGGCATGCCGGCATGTCTGGGATGAGCGCAGCGTGCAGCGACGACAGCTGCGACACGAGTACAGTAACACGGCGCAGCTCCCGCCTTATGCGCCGTCTGGAGTCGCAGCTCGCGCAGGCATTGCCCGGAGAGCGCCCGCGCCGGGACGCGAGCACCTCGTCCTCTTCTTCGTCGTCGGCATCGAACAGCCGACGCGGCGGGCTCAGGGCACGGACGCACCACTGCCGCCCGGTGCTGGGGGGCACGCCGTTCGTGATCTGCGACAAGTGCTCGGAGATACTGCAGCTGCCGACCGCCCTGCTCTTGGGCAGAGTCGCAAGGCTGCAGTGTGGCGGCTGCAGCGAAGCGCTCGCGCTGACGCTGCCGGCGAGCGGCTCGTCTGGCCGACCGAAGAAGATTTTTTCCGCGCCGCAGCCTGCCGTCTGCGGCGCAGAGGACACCGAGAACTATGCGCTTGCGAGGGGCCGCCTGAGCGGCGAGCAGCCGGGGCCGCTTCACCGCGTGCTGGGGTACAGCTCCGTCAGTTCAGTCCTACGAAGCCGGCGGTACGGCGAGTACAGCTGA